The Desulfoscipio gibsoniae DSM 7213 genome contains a region encoding:
- the cooS gene encoding anaerobic carbon-monoxide dehydrogenase catalytic subunit — MPRFRDPSLTSRPSNKSPRVIDPKNIKRSVDPAVLEMIDVAKEKGVITAFDRVLAQQPQCQFGYKGICCRFCMMGPCRIKADEGPASRGICGANAWTIVARSVGLMILTGCASHAQHGNHIAHVLEMIAEGQAPDYSIKDPEKLIRICKKVDIETEGKDNNTLAKELAEKALDDFKRLKGEGEATWVNKMLIDKRLENYRERNVMPHGIHATISDLVTQAHVGMDNDPVNIVFSAVRVGLADLAGKWIATDLSDIIFGTPQPVVSEANMGVLEPKKVNIILHGHNPLLSEMIVAAARELEDEAKAAGAEGIQLSGICCTGNEVLMRQGVPLVTSFSSQELAICTGAVDCMVVDVQCIMPGLNTVAQCFGTKLITTADLVKNPGTMHIDYQEATAMENAKEVIRYGIEAFKERGNRPVHIPNIKNKVVAGWSIEALLELFGKVNPENPIRVLNEAILNGELKGVAFMVGCSNLKTFQDQAHIEIAKGMLKNDVFVISTGCHAQACAKVGMMDPDNVDQYCGEGLKSFLNRLNEKSGLSVGLPPVFHIGSCVDNSRGAELLMLMAEDLGVDTPKVPFVASAPEAMSGKATSIGTWCLDIGMPTHVGTMPPVEGCDLIYSILTQIAGDVFGGYFILEPDIEVSIQKLLNALEYRTWKLGVHRRVAEDLETSLCQNW, encoded by the coding sequence ATGCCAAGGTTTAGAGATCCAAGCCTGACCAGCCGGCCCTCGAACAAATCACCGCGGGTTATTGATCCCAAAAATATTAAGCGGTCTGTTGACCCTGCGGTCTTGGAAATGATCGATGTGGCCAAAGAAAAAGGTGTAATTACAGCTTTTGACCGGGTACTGGCCCAGCAGCCGCAATGTCAATTCGGTTATAAAGGTATTTGCTGCCGTTTCTGCATGATGGGTCCCTGCCGTATTAAAGCTGATGAAGGCCCTGCCAGCAGGGGTATCTGTGGTGCTAATGCCTGGACCATTGTGGCCCGTAGCGTTGGCCTGATGATCCTTACGGGTTGCGCGTCCCACGCCCAGCACGGTAACCATATTGCCCACGTGCTGGAGATGATCGCCGAAGGCCAAGCGCCGGATTATTCCATTAAGGATCCGGAAAAGCTGATTAGAATATGTAAAAAGGTAGATATAGAAACCGAAGGTAAAGATAATAATACCTTGGCCAAAGAACTGGCTGAAAAAGCACTGGATGACTTCAAACGGCTTAAAGGTGAAGGCGAAGCCACCTGGGTTAATAAGATGCTTATTGATAAAAGACTTGAAAATTACCGTGAACGTAATGTAATGCCCCACGGCATTCATGCCACCATTTCCGACCTGGTTACCCAGGCTCACGTGGGTATGGACAATGACCCGGTCAACATAGTATTCAGTGCAGTGCGCGTTGGTCTGGCCGACCTGGCCGGCAAATGGATTGCCACCGACCTTTCCGATATTATCTTCGGCACCCCTCAACCCGTTGTTAGCGAGGCTAACATGGGAGTGCTTGAGCCTAAGAAAGTTAATATTATATTACACGGCCATAACCCGCTGCTCAGCGAAATGATCGTTGCTGCGGCCCGCGAGTTGGAAGACGAAGCTAAAGCAGCCGGAGCCGAAGGTATACAGCTCTCCGGTATCTGCTGTACCGGTAACGAAGTGCTTATGCGCCAAGGGGTACCCCTGGTTACCTCTTTCTCCTCCCAGGAACTGGCCATTTGCACCGGCGCCGTAGACTGCATGGTAGTTGACGTACAGTGCATTATGCCGGGCTTGAACACCGTAGCCCAATGCTTCGGTACTAAACTGATAACAACCGCAGATCTTGTTAAAAACCCTGGTACCATGCACATCGACTATCAGGAAGCTACGGCCATGGAAAACGCCAAGGAAGTAATCCGTTATGGCATCGAAGCTTTCAAAGAGCGCGGCAACCGACCGGTCCATATTCCCAATATTAAGAACAAGGTTGTGGCCGGCTGGAGTATTGAAGCACTCTTAGAACTGTTCGGCAAAGTTAACCCTGAAAATCCCATCCGGGTACTTAACGAAGCCATCCTTAACGGTGAATTAAAAGGTGTAGCCTTTATGGTAGGCTGCTCCAACCTGAAAACCTTCCAGGATCAGGCTCATATTGAAATTGCCAAAGGCATGTTGAAAAACGATGTATTTGTTATTTCAACCGGTTGCCATGCCCAGGCCTGCGCCAAGGTCGGCATGATGGATCCGGATAATGTTGATCAATATTGCGGGGAAGGACTGAAGAGCTTCCTCAATCGCCTCAATGAAAAGTCGGGCCTCAGTGTAGGTCTGCCTCCGGTATTCCACATTGGCTCTTGTGTGGACAACTCTCGTGGTGCCGAGCTATTAATGCTGATGGCGGAAGATCTCGGCGTAGATACCCCGAAAGTGCCGTTTGTAGCTTCTGCTCCTGAGGCCATGAGTGGTAAAGCTACCAGTATTGGCACCTGGTGCTTGGATATCGGTATGCCTACTCACGTGGGCACTATGCCTCCTGTTGAGGGCTGTGACCTTATTTACAGCATCCTCACCCAGATAGCCGGCGACGTGTTTGGCGGTTATTTTATTCTCGAGCCCGATATCGAAGTATCTATCCAAAAATTGCTTAATGCCCTGGAGTACAGAACCTGGAAACTGGGCGTACACCGTCGGGTAGCCGAGGATTTGGAAACCAGCCTGTGTCAAAACTGGTAA
- the acsB gene encoding acetyl-CoA decarbonylase/synthase complex subunit alpha/beta, whose amino-acid sequence MSEAINFDQIFEGAIEAGKEPKKLFKEAYEGTITALSYAEILLNQAIRTYGKDQSVGYPDTAYYLPVIRCLSGEEIKTLGDCVPVLNRMRAAVKEEKTFANARKWGEATWYAADIIEAVRYIKNTPENPLHVSPWTGFVGDPGVRQYGTKLVDWTIPGEAVILGRAKDSKSAKKIVDSLMAKGLMLFLCDEIIEQLLEEGVKLGVDYAAFPLGNFTQVVHAANYALRAGMMFGGIKPGAYDAQRDYQHRRVLAFILYLGEHDMVKTAAAMGAINVGFPVITDQELPEDKQIKDWFVSEPDYDKIVQTCLEVRGIKITSVDIDVPITVGPAFEGESIRKKDMYVEFGGTKTPGFELVRMADDTIEDGKIELIGPDVDTVPEGSRMPIGIVVDVYGRKMEEDFEPVLERRIHYFSNYGEGLWHTAQRDINWMRISKDAYAKGFRIKHIGEILYAKFKSEFSAIVDRIAVTIYTDEQKVLEMREVAREYYKKRDDRLKELRDEKVDTFYSCTLCQSFAPTHVCVIAPERVGLCGAVSWLDAKAAYEINPHGANQPVPKEGVIDEVKGQWKSFNEFTFNNSQRSVEAVNFYTIMEYPMTSCGCFECILAMVPECNGFMVVNREHSGMTPSGMTFSTLAGTIGGGAQMPGFMGMGKSYLASPKFVPADGGLGRMVWMPKALKEELRAALEEAAENAGLGKDFVDKIADETVGTSGEEIMSFLDEKGHPALTMDPLM is encoded by the coding sequence GTGAGCGAAGCCATTAACTTTGATCAAATTTTCGAAGGCGCCATAGAAGCGGGCAAGGAGCCCAAAAAGCTGTTCAAGGAAGCCTACGAGGGCACCATTACCGCACTTAGCTACGCGGAGATCCTGCTCAACCAGGCTATTCGCACCTACGGCAAGGACCAGTCCGTGGGTTATCCGGATACTGCTTATTATCTGCCCGTCATCCGCTGCTTAAGCGGTGAAGAAATTAAGACTCTGGGCGACTGTGTACCGGTGCTCAACCGTATGCGCGCCGCCGTTAAAGAAGAGAAAACCTTTGCCAATGCCCGCAAGTGGGGCGAAGCTACCTGGTACGCCGCCGATATCATCGAGGCCGTCAGGTATATTAAAAATACTCCCGAAAATCCGCTGCATGTATCTCCTTGGACCGGGTTCGTCGGCGACCCCGGGGTGCGCCAGTACGGCACCAAACTGGTGGACTGGACCATTCCCGGCGAAGCCGTTATTTTGGGCCGCGCTAAAGACAGCAAGTCCGCCAAAAAGATTGTGGACAGCCTGATGGCCAAAGGCCTGATGCTGTTCCTGTGCGACGAGATAATTGAACAACTGCTTGAAGAAGGCGTCAAGCTGGGTGTGGATTACGCTGCTTTCCCGCTGGGCAATTTCACCCAGGTAGTACACGCCGCCAACTACGCCCTGCGGGCCGGCATGATGTTCGGCGGCATTAAGCCGGGCGCTTACGACGCCCAGCGTGACTACCAGCACCGCCGCGTGCTGGCCTTCATCCTTTACCTGGGCGAACACGACATGGTCAAGACCGCCGCCGCCATGGGCGCCATCAACGTGGGCTTCCCGGTCATCACCGACCAGGAACTGCCCGAGGACAAGCAAATTAAAGACTGGTTCGTCAGCGAGCCCGACTATGACAAGATCGTGCAAACCTGCCTTGAGGTACGGGGCATTAAAATCACCTCTGTGGATATCGACGTACCTATTACCGTGGGTCCCGCCTTTGAAGGTGAGTCCATTCGTAAGAAAGATATGTACGTTGAATTCGGCGGCACCAAGACCCCTGGCTTCGAGCTAGTGCGTATGGCCGATGACACTATTGAAGACGGCAAAATCGAGCTGATCGGCCCGGACGTCGACACCGTACCCGAGGGCAGCCGGATGCCCATCGGTATCGTCGTAGACGTATACGGCCGTAAGATGGAAGAAGACTTTGAGCCCGTGCTGGAGCGTCGCATCCACTACTTCTCCAACTACGGCGAAGGTTTATGGCACACGGCTCAGCGGGATATCAACTGGATGCGCATCAGTAAAGACGCCTATGCCAAGGGCTTCCGTATTAAACACATAGGTGAAATACTGTACGCCAAGTTCAAGTCTGAATTCTCCGCCATTGTAGACCGTATTGCGGTGACCATTTACACTGATGAGCAAAAAGTACTGGAAATGCGTGAAGTGGCCCGGGAATACTATAAGAAGCGTGATGACCGCCTTAAAGAACTGCGGGACGAGAAAGTGGACACCTTCTACTCCTGCACCCTGTGCCAGAGCTTTGCGCCCACCCACGTGTGCGTGATCGCTCCCGAGCGGGTCGGCCTGTGCGGCGCGGTGAGCTGGCTGGATGCCAAGGCGGCTTATGAAATTAACCCGCACGGTGCCAACCAGCCTGTGCCCAAGGAAGGCGTTATCGACGAAGTCAAGGGCCAGTGGAAGTCTTTCAACGAGTTTACCTTTAATAACTCGCAGCGCAGTGTTGAGGCCGTTAACTTCTATACCATCATGGAATACCCGATGACCTCCTGCGGCTGCTTTGAGTGCATCCTGGCCATGGTGCCCGAATGCAACGGCTTTATGGTCGTAAACCGGGAGCACAGTGGTATGACCCCGTCCGGCATGACCTTCTCTACGCTGGCCGGTACCATCGGTGGCGGTGCTCAGATGCCCGGCTTCATGGGTATGGGTAAATCATATCTGGCTTCACCCAAGTTTGTGCCCGCCGACGGCGGTCTGGGCAGGATGGTATGGATGCCCAAAGCACTGAAGGAAGAGCTGCGTGCTGCGCTGGAAGAAGCGGCTGAAAATGCCGGTCTTGGTAAAGATTTTGTGGATAAGATTGCTGACGAGACCGTAGGTACCAGCGGTGAGGAAATCATGTCCTTCCTGGATGAGAAAGGACACCCCGCACTGACTATGGATCCTTTGATGTAA
- a CDS encoding GNAT family N-acetyltransferase, which translates to MIRQIVYHTPKGVVYIEGPCPGLYLDRLTMNSKLTNFRPAKKQKEALIMITTTPHGMIYIARHKKEIVGYITFHRPDESSRWFNHPRVLELGGIEISPDWRRLKIAENILQAGFTNPVLEDFIVITMEISWYWDTGNTKLDTFAYRKVLCNLFGSVDMQKIPTDDPDITEHPANVLMARIGQNVSSGDITLFESMCFQNKDINAENVLNNYQLRGL; encoded by the coding sequence ATGATTCGACAGATTGTCTATCATACACCAAAGGGTGTTGTATATATTGAAGGTCCCTGCCCAGGATTATATCTGGATAGATTGACCATGAATAGTAAACTTACAAATTTTCGCCCTGCTAAAAAACAAAAGGAAGCGCTGATTATGATTACCACAACACCGCACGGCATGATTTATATTGCCAGACACAAAAAAGAAATAGTAGGCTACATCACCTTCCACCGACCAGATGAAAGCTCCCGCTGGTTTAACCACCCCCGAGTTTTGGAACTGGGTGGTATTGAGATTAGCCCGGACTGGCGTCGCTTAAAAATTGCCGAAAATATTTTACAAGCAGGTTTTACCAATCCAGTGTTAGAAGATTTCATTGTTATCACTATGGAAATAAGCTGGTACTGGGATACCGGCAACACAAAACTAGATACCTTTGCTTACCGCAAGGTGCTATGCAACCTGTTTGGCAGTGTAGACATGCAAAAAATCCCCACCGACGATCCCGATATAACAGAACATCCAGCCAATGTTTTAATGGCACGTATCGGGCAAAATGTCTCTTCTGGTGATATAACTCTATTTGAAAGTATGTGCTTTCAAAATAAAGATATCAATGCAGAGAATGTGCTAAACAATTACCAATTACGTGGATTATAG
- a CDS encoding CGGC domain-containing protein, whose protein sequence is MKVLIVACGSYASQGYGCPGEWKCLKAANDKEGEFAGYADNVQVVGFLECECNGRQLIANIGCVKKNVDFDAVHFSTCMVKSWPSCPYMDVDELAQKIEEKFGVKVVKGTHNYG, encoded by the coding sequence ATGAAAGTTTTAATTGTTGCCTGCGGTTCTTATGCGTCCCAGGGATATGGTTGTCCCGGTGAATGGAAGTGTCTGAAAGCCGCCAACGACAAGGAAGGGGAATTTGCAGGTTATGCAGATAACGTTCAAGTGGTTGGCTTTTTGGAATGCGAATGCAACGGGCGCCAGCTGATAGCTAATATCGGCTGCGTGAAAAAGAATGTTGATTTTGATGCTGTTCACTTTTCCACCTGTATGGTCAAATCCTGGCCAAGCTGCCCGTACATGGACGTGGACGAACTGGCTCAAAAGATTGAAGAAAAATTTGGGGTTAAAGTAGTCAAAGGAACCCATAATTACGGCTAG
- a CDS encoding GNAT family N-acetyltransferase: MIQQVIHETPRGIIYIEGPCPGTYLAELTMNNKLTNFRPPDKQKEALIRITQMPHGMIYIARHEKEIVGYITFHRPDEISRWIKHPRVLELGGIEISSDWRRLKIAESILQAGFANPVMEDYIIITMEMCWHWDTRNTKLDIWAYQKVLCNLFGSVGMKKTPTDDPDITEHPANVLMARTGQNVSHSDLMLFESMRFQNKFGNAVNLL, encoded by the coding sequence ATGATCCAACAGGTTATCCACGAAACACCCAGGGGAATTATATATATTGAAGGTCCATGCCCGGGTACTTACCTAGCTGAATTGACCATGAATAACAAATTAACCAATTTTCGTCCTCCTGATAAACAAAAAGAGGCGCTGATCAGGATCACCCAAATGCCCCATGGTATGATTTATATAGCCAGGCATGAAAAAGAAATAGTTGGTTACATCACTTTCCACCGACCCGATGAAATCTCCCGCTGGATTAAGCACCCCCGCGTTTTAGAATTGGGTGGTATTGAAATAAGTTCAGACTGGCGCCGCTTAAAAATTGCCGAAAGTATTTTGCAAGCAGGCTTTGCCAATCCTGTGATGGAGGATTATATTATCATTACCATGGAAATGTGCTGGCATTGGGACACCCGCAACACAAAACTGGATATTTGGGCCTACCAAAAGGTATTATGCAACCTGTTTGGCAGTGTGGGTATGAAAAAAACCCCCACTGACGATCCCGACATAACAGAGCATCCGGCCAATGTACTGATGGCCCGCACCGGGCAGAATGTCTCCCACAGCGACTTGATGCTATTTGAAAGCATGCGGTTCCAAAACAAATTTGGCAACGCAGTGAACCTGCTTTAA
- a CDS encoding DUF503 domain-containing protein has protein sequence MVVGILTLELLLAGAESLKDKRKVLKSLLERLKHRFNISVAEVGRQDNWKYSTVGISAVSGDMSYMQNILDSVVRFVENHNGVEVISVEKELL, from the coding sequence ATGGTTGTGGGGATATTAACCCTGGAGTTATTACTGGCCGGGGCGGAATCACTAAAAGACAAAAGAAAGGTGTTAAAAAGCCTGTTGGAAAGGCTGAAACATCGCTTTAATATATCGGTAGCGGAGGTTGGCAGACAGGACAATTGGAAATATTCCACGGTAGGCATAAGCGCTGTCAGCGGCGATATGTCGTACATGCAAAACATACTGGACTCGGTAGTGCGATTTGTGGAAAACCATAATGGTGTTGAAGTTATTAGTGTGGAGAAGGAACTTCTTTAA